A genomic region of Pseudopipra pipra isolate bDixPip1 chromosome W, bDixPip1.hap1, whole genome shotgun sequence contains the following coding sequences:
- the LOC135405051 gene encoding maestro heat-like repeat-containing protein family member 6, with protein sequence MWKTLISSRWTKEPVLQILFPVLEYWPAHRRRTSDGDERDVFALAATVALWEILQLSHSWCPGGVKDNFPRLLLTLLFQVFISTEEMSEEVETFWRRCREQRSLPPNPNRFAVQTVKALLRQLLDEDVLMAIGRKCGWDMLLKADTHHYAVGLLARELCRVSRSFGRRIAVSLLPRLSRGEPLWELPALAFLVEVLHCLTPRQYGPSVLQIISRHLRSQCPERRRLALRGLVVLSKAPSMLPDSFGTHLWPLGPAAAAWGCTTALCSTQAKSIWSLNESLLELLQDADTDAVQMTLSAFINVLGLKIIKISTPTALKLLEVLRPLFDNEHSQLQQLSMLLFQELMEATERSKSLKPHVYLSLVPFYFNWHNENRRVAEASRRALFGAARFLKWRDLEHLVTMEQPWRFPECLLEKDRSRVGQYVRQALPFLESPEEPLRKLAIKFLGIAARSMKQEQPELQLICQALQDITDDSPAISDLAHQTLHIIRAVRRTSFFSFW encoded by the exons atgtggaagacactcatctcctccagatggactaaggagccggtgctgcagatcctcttccctgtgctggaatactggccagcgcacaggagacgcacctctgatggggatgagagggatgtctttgccctggct gcaactgtggcactctgggagatcctccagctgtcccactcctggtgcccagggggagtgaaggacaatttcccgcgcctccttctgactctgctcttccaagttttcatcagcacagaggagatgtcagaggaggtcgagaccttctggaggcgatgccgggagcagcgcagccttccccccaaccccaacag gtttgcagtgcagaccgttaaagccctgctgcgccagctgctggatgaggacgtGTTGATGGCGATCGGTcgcaagtgtggctgggacatgctcctcaaggctgacacccaccactatgcagtgggtctgctggccag ggagctgtgccgtgTCTCCCGCTCCTTCGGTCGCCGCATCGCTGTCAGCCTGCTCCCGCGGCTCAGCAGGGGAGAGCCcctgtgggaactgcctgccctggcattcctggtggag gtcctgcactgcctgacCCCCAGACAATATGGGCCCAGCGTCCTGCAGATTATTTCCAGGCACCTGCGCAGTCAGTGCCCGGAGAGGCGTCGCCTGGCGCTCCGaggcctggtggtgctcagcaaGGCTCCCTcaatg CTGCCCGACTCCTTTGGGACgcacctttggcctctgggccccgcggcagcagcgtggggctgcaccacagcattgtgttccacacaggctaAGAGCATCTGGAGCCTGAAtgaaagcctcctggagctactgcaggatgcagacacaGACGCAGTTCAGATGACTCTCTCTGCGTTCATCAATGTGCTGGGCTTGAAAATCATCAAAATATCCACCCCTACTGCCCTGAAGTTGCTTGAGGTGCTGCGGCCACTCTTTGAcaac gagcacagccagctgcagcagctctccatgctcctcTTCCAGGAGCTGATGGAGGCGACAGAGAGGAGCAAGAGCCTAAAGCCACACGTGTACCTGAGTCTGGTGCCATTCTACTTCAACTGGCACAATGAGAACCGgcgtgtggcagag gcctctcggagagcactgtttggtgCAGCCAGGTTCCTGAAGTGGAGAGATCTTGAGCACTTGGTGACCATGGAGCAGCCATGGAGGTTTCCcgagtgcctg ctggaaaaggacaggagccgagTGGGCCAGTACGTGCGCCAGGCCCTGCCgttcctggagagcccagaggagcccctgcgaaagctggccatcaagtttctgg ggatcgccgccaggtccatgaagcaggagcagccagagctgcagctcatctgccaaG cCCTTCAAGACATCACTGATGACAGCCCTGCCATCTCAGACCTGGCCCATCAAACGCTCCACATCATCAGAGCTGTACGGAGGACTTCATTCTTCTCATTCTGGTAG